From the Phaeodactylum tricornutum CCAP 1055/1 chromosome 24, whole genome shotgun sequence genome, one window contains:
- a CDS encoding predicted protein translates to MRDESHTLDPDINDDVDQFYQDLYTLASSRPDTWLNKRRTVLVERTQRALQQQDEATRRVLLECAKDITGSSLNAYRRIVPIYAWCLRTAEAGDLHANDEARLWSALARLLDEAGDAQLLDDTVAILSQPPPTESDRQRWTSTLYTLASTFALDSSDNTDNAPVLPAIALGSALDSATAADPSPSTTPVALQSNDWTALLLSYTLAVYTSENEMALVRTMLQHIPDETFQTTVCPALLLKVKSHPDKAWPTVTGWIRHFVTGTSETTVVSPDWLAHVVKCIQSPKSTIRDAAVRLVQVWARAASAGTTSNGVVLQFSQALAASNATLVPSRVSMYECLTELAEVVDVSRPDTDSSIVDSLGSIVDGLLHLLAKVPATKADPKVVIGMRALLAWTLLLRNVLGSDVEDDDNNNAKVYRQALHTMKQPLLLVAKPSTDTAGPILSLLLSRVHPDTLEPLVKDWFVDLQLQKAMETWVEVANTKKTLYWEGLACLYLTVLHSAVTSQPIPSWAHKVIGTGGNDACNTKTTCFLYSTSNCNGLSRIIVARIVALYVQLASQRSDDGNASESFVNAFPRSNSISAAASALAVGVISITTGEDLSRNAATDVAALLALWKTILTYKPSAAQTLTLALAAVVNQQGVVWDKRSRQENATREARESEISGLARTSFPIDGHAVRRVAHLLREKCPDVVSVWILMHVNSSLKTEGHQRTALVFNTLRALQSTLDRRDNTAIDVEIWAAEIVSWTGHSQSKDSAITSGVWHNAVLSLTTSLGGVASNCSSELNQDGCEVSAYTVAYKLCHSLGARWADRLRHLLSKVEGLSDHQIAVYQTPFGTLYASDDEKPAVERKGGKKHLTEEEAWEIQMKTEMAEKNETTNSSTSRPLSVEEQRIVDSQDNVRGEVSALLEDDYCRVLHSIRTLCASDIELGNTCLPAVFEIILQTAVASCPAISKLRTLQDVSFVTLTTLATCVYEIHEIHAPTLAQALMISCRKGTAVEEGIFHKKEGRALSVSPLPSPCASAACVIYEMDHFGEPLSGSSFQFLFPIVYSSLLGPRTPPGCEAAVRVLDRHTLLLSGRSSSELVTPLRKDMAAGLLGLLKYDRAQTFQDPTAYEALVACYHIDDSSSFPLSANELAPLLDERGALGGKNCRKAAMLALAKIASVQRKTVKMNPLVENRIWLNCFEEDDDVRSEAQKAWAIVHEAESFDCKDTPRPSPLYAAPLLPLLNNRDKSIVHAAASAFAHAMALHPNSVSRNVETLCKLYIEAFPTARQPALSENLLKAANSLPAPAKKKPILAGLSSKKVPPKKSALAVAGIGKQRTSKKKAASSALLKPKEERTLDPEALESQFTGVRGPSKTEDQDSPDRISTRLGVLSALAATTSSTMRVEMDETTLKLLTSFLMAYGIADSNDGVKGAARNTLRDVVASNGGSDEAIAFLLPHLEAVLRTGVANEAALSSLPIDKVPRDTSASDRRKEGAVVALGSVALHLKGPANEEKVDGTIAMLISALKTPSEEVQTSIADALTKLMKKGRTQERIESILTSLLHDCLFGATLAQRRGAAYGLSAAIKGSGITALKKYDIVRKLEEVCVTGEASGKEGSLFAIELLSERLGLLFEPYVIVLLPALLKSFSDTSDHVRIAASHTVGLIMSKLSAHGVKLVMPAVLKAFEDPAWRTKQASIHMLGSMSHLAPKQLASALPKVVPKLTEAFSDTHPKVKQSAQEALDEISTVIRNPEISSISSILLKALTDPADNTVKALEGLIETEFLHAIDAPSLALIVPILHRGLRDRGANSKRYGGLIAGNICTMINDPKDFVPYLPTLLPDLQTALLDPIPDVRSTAAKALGSLTRSLGEYILPDLRPWLIRKLRDHTCSSAERSGAAQGLTEVLVASGSAVVDDAMRNEILPLRSYPQASTREGVLWMLTFLPPALGQGFTPLIDVSLPALINGLSDDSEPVRDVAMRAGRVLIRSHGKVHVDKILPSLELGLRDEDYRIRVSSLSLLGDLLSTIGGTSMVKGDGDTQDDIRKAERAQAQIALALGPETRRRVYSGLYMARNDSTHAVRTSAIQVWKTVVSVTARTLRDILPVLVSQIIANLASGHEERTEVAGRCLGDVVSKLGDSVLPQIIPVLRNALYDGDTDTKRGVCVGLTEVINRSTKDQIIKFIEIIVKVVQDALSDDDEVVRQMAAASFQSLHSLVGSRAFDEVVPSLMVSLEVSENDEVTRTKALNGLTGILSIRSRELLPYIVPRLIEHPISANHARALAGISQVTGDTIYHHFSSIIPALLGELAKGGYDEEDAVRQCSSMICASVHEAGVNWLIREVVSKCGSDKASLRTESCRMLEDIVRERAEKRDFYEQIPIILRELLYRLNDEDTEVLKATNSAFSTLTKFVPAEELVKHIEFMRNLLASMVSDARRRKGGVGDGEFLLPGFNRPKGLEPLLPIYQRGILYGTPSIREVAAAGLGEVLTITSTKYLVGPFIIKITGPLLRIVGDRNPSNVKIAILKTLGLILVKGGPALRAFVPQFQTTFVKALSDPSRQVRLEAIAALSLLMPISSRVDPLIKELVSGAAGKAIIIEGVAATAVQAATLQALATVLKIGGAKAKLPSTIPSALDASEKLLESHDEGVRHGAAKVLGEACALLGSESSIEVLRSIVVKHHDNSSDSRHGKACAIRYILSTKDGSAVEEAIPSLKKLVCEYLYDDKSIVRESACVALGAVIGRSPDTKVAFRDCESVLLKLLGNSKEPMEIHRAIARGFCVALMMIKKDQRIETMGLPLLNECLQQALSGSQRVQFAYNDVLWLALDVPSGQDGLKRYSESPS, encoded by the exons ATGCGGGACGAATCACACACGCTGGACCCGGACAtcaacgacgacgtggatCAGTTCTACCAAGATCTTTACACGCTAGCGTCGTCTCGTCCCGATACCTGGCTGAACAAACGTCGGACAGTCCTGGTGGAACGGACGCAACGAGCACTCCAACAGCAGGATGAAGCCACCCGTCGAGTACTTCTCGAATGCGCCAAAG ATATCACCGGATCGTCACTTAATGCCTACCGCCGCATCGTCCCTATTTACGCCTGGTGTTTGCGAACCGCCGAGGCGGGTGATCTCCACGCCAATGACGAAGCACGTCTCTGGTCCGCACTCGCACGTTTGCTTGACGAAGCCGGTGACGCCCAGCTGTTGGACGACACTGTGGCGATATTGTCACAGCCTCCGCCGACGGAGTCCGATCGCCAGCGCTGGACGTCCACCCTCTATACATTGGCCTCCACGTTCGCTCTGGACAGTAGTGACAACACCGACAACGCACCAGTTTTGCCAGCGATCGCCTTGGGATCGGCCTTGGACAGCGCAACTGCTGCGGACCCGTCACCATCCACGACACCGGTGGCGTTGCAGTCGAACGATTGGACCGCCCTGCTCCTCTCCTACACGCTCGCCGTCTATACGTCGGAAAATGAGATGGCTTTGGTACGCACCATGCTGCAGCACATTCCGGACGAGACTTTCCAGACGACGGTTTGTCCCGCTTTGTTGCTCAAAGTGAAATCACATCCCGATAAGGCGTGGCCGACCGTCACGGGATGGATTCGACACTTCGTGACGGGGACGAGTGAGACCACGGTTGTCAGTCCGGATTGGTTAGCGCACGTTGTGAAATGTATACAAAGCCCCAAAAGCACCATTCGAGACGCTGCGGTCCGACTCGTACAGGTGTGGGCACGAGCTGCGTCTGCAGGAACCACTTCCAACGGTGTGGTTTTACAGTTTTCCCAGGCATTGGCCGCGTCGAACGCCACTTTAGTGCCCTCACGAGTGTCGATGTACGAATGCCTGACGGAATTGGCGGAAGTGGTCGATGTCTCACGGCCCGACACGGATTCTTCGATTGTAGATAGCCTCGGATCAATAGTGGACGGATTGCTGCATCTGCTCGCCAAGGTACCAGCAACCAAGGCGGATCCCAAAGTGGTAATAGGGATGCGAGCACTGCTAGCATGGACATTGCTTCTACGTAATGTCCTCGGTTCGGATGTtgaggatgacgacaacaacaacgcaaAGGTCTATCGACAAGCCCTGCATACAATGAAGCAACCCCTTCTGCTCGTGGCTAAACCCTCGACGGACACTGCGGGACCAATACTGTCGTTGCTCTTGTCGCGAGTGCATCCGGATACGTTGGAACCATTGGTCAAGGATTGGTTCGTGGATTTGCAATTACAGAAAGCCATGGAGACGTGGGTGGAGGTGGCAAACACGAAAAAGACTTTATATTGGGAAGGTTTAGCCTGTTTGTATTTGACCGTCTTGCACTCCGCGGTGACGTCTCAACCCATACCGTCCTGGGCACACAAAGTCATTGGTACGGGCGGAAACGATGCATGCAATACCAAGACGACGTGTTTTCTTTATAGTACATCAAATTGCAATGGTCTTTCGCGAATTATCGTGGCTCGCATTGTTGCCTTGTACGTGCAATTGGCTTCGCAACGAAGCGATGACGGCAACGCCAGCGAATCATTTGTCAATGCGTTTCCGAGATCGAATAGTATCTCCGCTGCGGCATCGGCCTTGGCTGTGGGTGTCATTTCAATCACGACGGGTGAAGACTTGTCGCGGAACGCCGCCACGGACGTGGCCGCGTTACTTGCTTTGTGGAAGACGATTCTGACCTACAAACCCAGCGCAGCACAGACCCTGACGCTAGCCTTGGCTGCAGTAGTCAATCAACAAGGTGTGGTCTGGGATAAGCGATCCCGGCAAGAAAATGCCACGCGAGAAGCGCGAGAGTCAGAAATCTCAGGATTGGCACGGACTAGTTTTCCTATAGATGGTCACGCTGTCCGGAGAGTTGCACATTTGCTCCGAGAAAAGTGTCCTGATGTCGTATCGGTTTGGATTTTGATGCACGTGAATTCGTCGCTCAAAACGGAAGGCCACCAACGGACGGCTCTTGTGTTTAACACGTTGCGAGCTCTTCAAAGTACCTTGGATCGTCGCGATAACACAGCGATCGACGTGGAAATTTGGGCGGCCGAAATTGTTTCTTGGACTGGACATTCGCAATCAAAAGATTCAGCAATTACAAGCGGAGTCTGGCACAACGCCGTCTTGAGTTTGACAACGAGTTTGGGAGGCGTGGCGAGCAACTGCTCGTCGGAACTTAACCAAGATGGTTGTGAAGTATCAGCCTACACTGTAGCTTACAAACTCTGCCACTCTTTGGGAGCGCGCTGGGCCGATCGTTTAAGACACCTCCTGTCGAAGGTGGAAGGCTTGTCAGACCATCAAATTGCCGTCTATCAGACCCCTTTTGGGACGCTTTACGCGTCTGATGACGAGAAACCAGCTGTGGAACGAAAAGGTGGCAAGAAGCACTTGacggaagaggaagcgtGGGAGATACAAATGAAAACAGAAATGGCCGAAAAAAACGAGACGACTAATTCTTCTACAAGCAGACCTCTCTCTGTCGAAGAACAGAGAATTGTTGATTCCCAGGACAATGTTCGCGGCGAAGTTTCAGCACTTCTCGAGGATGATTACTGTCGGGTACTTCACTCTATTCGCACACTTTGTGCCTCGGATATCGAGCTGGGGAACACTTGTCTACCAGCTGTCTTTGAAATAATCTTGCAAACAGCCGTCGCGTCCTGCCCCGCTATCTCAAAGCTTCGTACTTTACAGGATGTTAGTTTTGTTACCTTGACTACACTTGCCACTTGCGTGTATGAAATACATGAAATACACGCACCCACATTGGCTCAGGCGCTGATGATCAGTTGTCGAAAGGGAACGGCGGTTGAGGAGGGTATCTTTCACAAGAAAGAAGGTAGAGCTTTGTCCGTGTCACCTTTACCGTCTCCTTGTGCATCGGCGGCTTGCGTAATCTACGAAATGGATCACTTTGGTGAACCTCTCTCTGGATCTTCCTTTCAGTTCTTGTTCCCTATTGTATACTCTTCTTTGCTGGGACCCCGTACTCCGCCTGGGTGCGAAGCAGCCGTTCGTGTTTTGGACAGACACACTCTCTTGCTGTCTGGTAGAAGCTCAAGTGAGCTTGTCACCCCACTCCGCAAGGATATGGCGGCTGGTCTCTTGGGATTGCTCAAGTACGATAGAGCGCAGACATTTCAGGACCCTACGGCGTATGAAGCCTTGGTCGCATGCTATCATATCGACGATTCGAGTAGTTTTCCGTTGAGTGCAAATGAGTTGGCTCCTCTGCTGGACGAGCGAGGAGCTCTTGGAGGCAAGAACTGCCGAAAGGCAGCAATGCTGGCACTCGCAAAAATTGCGTCTGTCCAGCGCAAGACAGTCAAAATGAATCCTCTGGTAGAGAACCGAATCTGGTTGAATTGTTTTgaagaggatgacgacgtcCGCTCGGAAGCGCAAAAGGCCTGGGCTATTGTCCACGAAGCTGAGAGTTTCGATTGCAAGGATACACCTCGGCCATCTCCCCTCTACGCAGCGCCTTTGCTTCCTCTTTTGAACAACCGCGATAAGTCCATAGTCCACGCAGCAGCTTCTGCGTTTGCTCATGCAATGGCTTTGCATCCCAACTCTGTGAGTAGGAACGTTGAGACTTTGTGTAAACTTTACATCGAAGCCTTTCCGACAGCGAGGCAACCAGCTTTGTCTGAAAACCTGTTGAAAGCGGCGAATTCATTGCCAGCCCCCGCGAAGAAAAAGCCGATTCTAGCTGGGTTGTCAAGTAAAAAGGTACCGCCAAAGAAGTCAGCTCTCGCTGTCGCCGGTATCGGAAAGCAAAGGACAAGTAAGAAGAAAGCCGCAAGTTCCGCATTGTTAAAGCCAAAAGAAGAACGCACTCTTGACCCGGAGGCTTTGGAAAGTCAGTTTACAGGAGTAAGAGGTCCAAGCAAGACAGAAGATCAGGATTCGCCAGATAGGATCTCGACGCGTCTTGGAGTGCTGAGCGCGTTAGCGGCGACCACGAGCTCCACAATGAGAGTAGAGATGGACGAGACCACCTTGAAGCTTCTCACGAGCTTTTTGATGGCGTATGGTATTGCGGATAGCAATGATGGTGTAAAAGGTGCAGCACGGAACACTTTGCGAGACGTTGTGGCTTCAAATGGTGGCTCGGATGAAGCGATCGCTTTTTTACTCCCACACCTTGAAGCCGTGTTAAGGACTGGAGTGGCCAACGAGGCCGCCCTGAGTTCTTTGCCAATCGATAAGGTCCCGCGAGATACTTCTGCTTCCGACAGGCGGAAAGAAGGAGCTGTAGTCGCACTCGGATCAGTCGCTCTTCATTTGAAGGGCCCAGCGAACGAGGAAAAAGTTGATGGCACTATCGCTATGCTTATTTCTGCACTGAAGACACCGAGTGAAGAGGTTCAGACTAGTATAGCTGACGCCTTGACAAAACTCATGAAGAAGGGTCGCACACAAGAACGGATCGAAAGTATTCTTACAAGCCTTCTCCATGACTGTCTTTTCGGGGCTACCCTTGCACAAAGACGAGGTGCAGCGTACGGTTTATCAGCGGCAATCAAAGGGAGTGGTATCACTGCGTTGAAAAAGTACGACATTGTAAGAAAACTTGAGGAAGTATGTGTGACAGGTGAAGCTAGTGGCAAAGAAGGGTCACTATTTGCGATCGAACTTCTCAGTGAACGATTGGGTCTGCTATTCGAGCCGTACGTGATAGTTTTACTCCCGGCCTTGCTAAAGTCTTTCTCAGACACTAGCGACCACGTTCGGATTGCTGCCTCTCACACCGTTGGGCTCATTATGAGTAAGCTTTCTGCTCATGGGGTCAAGTTGGTAATGCCAGCTGTTCTTAAGGCTTTCGAAGATCCTGCATGGCGAACGAAGCAGGCTTCGATACATATGCTAGGCTCAATGAGTCACTTGGCTCCAAAGCAGCTTGCATCTGCCTTACCGAAAGTAGTTCCAAAACTTACTGAGGCGTTTAGTGATACGCACCCAAAAGTTAAACAGAGCGCTCAAGAggctttggacgaaatcagTACAGTAATCCGCAATCCTGAAATTTCCTCCATAAGTAGTATCCTTCTCAAAGCGCTAACAGATCCAGCAGACAATACAGTTAAAGCCCTCGAAGGGCTAATTGAGACAGAGTTCTTACACGCAATTGACGCTCCAAGCCTTGCCCTCattgttccaattcttcatcGAGGGCTTAGGGATCGAGGTGCCAACAGCAAACGCTACGGTGGCCTCATCGCGGGAAATATTTGTACG ATGATTAATGACCCAAAAGATTTTGTCCCATACTTACCGACGCTCCTGCCAGATTTGCAAACTGCGCTCCTAGACCCTATCCCTGACGTAAGGAGCACAGCTGCAAAAGCTCTTGGCTCCTTAACACGCAGTCTTGGTGAGTACATCCTCCCAGACCTTCGTCCATGGCTCATTAGGAAGCTCCGTGACCACACCTGCAGCTCTGCAGAGCGCAGCGGCGCAGCACAAGGTCTCACGGAAGTCCTTGTTGCTTCTGGGAGTGCGGTTGTTGATGACGCCATGCGGAATGAAATTCTGCCTTTGCGAAGTTATCCCCAAGCCAGCACCCGAGAAGGTGTTCTGTGGATGTTGACATTTCTTCCACCCGCTTTAGGACAAGGTTTTACTCCTCTCATTGATGTATCCTTACCTGCACTAATCAATGGATTGTCAGATGACAGCGAGCCTGTTAGAGATGTTGCAATGCGAGCCGGAAGGGTTCTTATCCGTAGTCACGGTAAAGTTCATGTCGATAAGATCCTGCCAAGCCTTGAACTGGGTCTTCGTGACGAGGACTACCGCATTCGTGTTTCGTCCCTCTCGCTTCTGGGAGATCTTCTCAGTACAATCGGAGGCACTTCAATGGTTAAGGGAGACGGTGACACACAAGATGACATTCGAAAAGCCGAGCGCGCTCAAGCCCAAATCGCGCTTGCGCTTGGTCCCGAGACACGACGGCGCGTATACAGTGGACTTTACATGGCGAGAAATGACTCGACACATGCTGTTCGCACTAGCGCAATTCAAGTTTGGAAAACGGTTGTTAGCGTTACAGCTCGAACTCTTCGAGATATCTTGCCGGTGCTTGTGTCGCAGATCATTGCAAATCTTGCCAGTGGACATGAGGAGCGTACGGAAGTTGCTGGTAGGTGTTTGGGCGATGTGGTTAGCAAGCTAGGCGACTCTGTTCTTCCACAGATTATTCCGGTCCTTCGAAACGCTCTGTACGATGGTGATACAGACACGAAGCGTGGCGTCTGTGTTGGACTAACCGAAGTCATCAACCGTTCAACAAAAGATCAAATTATCAAGTTCATCGAGATAATTGTTAAGGTGGTGCAGGACGCACTGtctgacgacgacgaagttgTGCGCCAGATGGCGGCAGCTAGCTTTCAAAGTCTACATAGTCTTGTTGGAAGCAGAGCTTTCGATGAGGTTGTTCCGTCTCTTATGGTATCGCTTGAGGTTAGCGAAAACGACGAAGTTACTCGAACAAAGGCTCTGAATGGCCTGACAGGAATTCTCAGTATTCGTAGTCGCGAGTTGCTACCATATATTGTTCCGCGTCTGATCGAGCATCCAATTTCTGCCAATCATGCAAGGGCACTTGCCGGGATCTCGCAAGTGACAGGAGATACAATCTACCATCATTTTTCATCGATCATCCCTGCGCTTTTGGGCGAACTAGCTAAAGGAGGGTATGATGAGGAAGATGCGGTCAGACAATGTTCTAGTATGATATGCGCATCCGTCCACGAGGCCGGCGTTAATTGGCTAATTAGAGAGGTTGTCTCAAAATGCGGAAGCGACAAAGCCTCTCTAAGAACAGAAAGTTGCCGTATGCTTGAGGACATCGTCCGCGAAC GTGCTGAGAAGAGGGATTTCTACGAACAAATACCTATTATACTTCGGGAGCTTTTGTATCGCCTGAATGACGAAGATACTGAAGTTTTgaaagcaacaaattcagcATTCTCCACTCTGACGAAATTCGTCCCTGCCGAAGAGCTCGTCAAACATATCGAGTTTATGCGTAATCTTCTGGCAAGTATGGTCAGTGACGCAAGAAGACGGAAGGGCGGAGTTGGTGACGGGGAATTCCTCCTGCCAGGATTTAATAGGCCCAAAG GGCTGGAACCGCTGTTGCCAATTTACCAACGAGGAATCCTTTACGGAACCCCCTCAATTCGGGAGGTAGCGGCTGCTGGATTAGGAGAGGTACTGACGATAACTTCAACGAAGTATTTGGTTGGGCCGTTTATTATCAAAATAACTGGCCCACTGCTCCGTATCGTTGGAGACCGAAACCCAAGCAACGTCAAGATTGCCATTCTAAAGACTTTGGGACTGATTCTTGTAAAAGGTGGTCCAGCTTTACGAGCCTTTGTCCCGCAGTTCCAAACGACTTTTGTGAAGGCTCTATCTGACCCATCTCGCCAAGTCCGATTAGAAGCGATCGCTGCACTGTCTCTGTTGATGCCTATCTCATCGCGCGTCGATCCGCTGATTAAAGAACTCGTCTCCGGGGCAGCTGGTAAAGCAATCATTATCGAAGGTGTGGCTGCGACAGCAGTTCAAGCAGCTACACTTCAAGCCCTCGCTACCGTTTTGAAAATTGGAGGTGCTAAGGCCAAACTTCCGTCTACTATACCTTCAGCTTTGGACGCGTCGGAAAAACTACTGGAATCTCACGATGAGGGTGTACGCCACGGAGCAGCTAAGGTATTGGGTGAGGCTTGTGCGCTTCTAGGATCCGAGTCCTCGATCGAAGTCCTCCGTAGTATAGTTGTTAAGCATCATGACAATTCCAGTGACTCACGTCATGGAAAGGCGTGCGCAATTCGATACATTTTATCGACCAAGGATGGATCCGCGGTAGAAGAAGCAATTCCATCCCTGAAGAAGCTGGTCTGTGAATACTTGTATGATGACAAGAGTATTGTACGTGAATCGGCCTGCGTCGCGCTTGGTGCCGTCATCGGACGATCTCCCGATACCAAAGTGGCGTTCCGAGACTGCGAATCGGTCTTACTGAAGTTACTCGGAAACTCTAAGGAACCTATGGAAATTCATAGAGCCATAGCCAGGGGCTTCTGTGTGGCACTGATGATGATCAAGAAAGATCAACGTATTGAAACAATGGGACTTCCCCTACTAAATGAATGCTTGCAGCAAGCTCTAAGTGGATCACAGCGAGTTCAGTTCGCCTATAACGATGTCCTGTGGTTGGCTTTGGATGTGCCTTCAGGTCAGGACGGTCTCAAACGCTATAGTG AATCACCATCTTAG
- a CDS encoding predicted protein encodes MVSTRSVRVQPPSEGGPVGADDPSVGDPPPSDDDGEDDDDAGTEPSNGSSLPAQVVCVHQTPRFSISPSLSQGRRAILDYSIPKIAKLYVSATKPLSKTEFDIKAGALTPLLSSLALRAREHGWHGHGSNGILKIPNNITIPNGASKSLIKEYGQISLPHIRNYVGTFANTKTREVQDDEALYQCLKVSLTHEAMAKINLYETEWTVAARGEQTLDLLPNLFKGYEAAKDTQFLEYIRKKKAEFEEGTVFLEPEILMSQASIKYRTLVEKGEWDAPSESEAKILALTTQVKELQAKKSEKPKSKAKGDSKRKKKKGKKSDKPKTDKYASLKKPSASEPHTKTFDGDKIKFCTNHQAWGTHLASECKGYGLEKDSNGKPIPKGSEPNATDKKGPPSKSHAAIMRMSKALTTEIEKAETEE; translated from the exons ATGGTCAGCACTAGATCAGTCAGGGTACAACCCCCCTCAGAGGGAGGTCCCGTCGGAGCCGACGATCCGTCCGTAGGAGATCCACCTCCTTcagacgacgatggcgaagacgacgacgacgcagGAACGGAACCCAGCAACGGCTCCAGTCTTCCAGCTCAAGTGGTTTGCGTCCATCAAACTCCACGCTTTTCCATCTCACCCAGTCTCTCGCAGGGACGTCGGGCGATATTGGACTACAGCATTCCGAAGATCGCGAAGCTTTATGTTTCGGCAACGAAGCCGCTCTCGAAAACTGAATTCGACATCAAGGCAGGTGCTCTCACACCTTTACTTTCGAGTCTGGCACTCAGGGCTCGAGAGCACGGATGGCATGGACACGGAAGTAACGGAATTCTCAAAATTCCAAATAACATCACTATTCCGAACGGCGCCAGCAAGTCGCTCATCAAGGAATACGGTCAAATCTCCCTTCCCCACATCCGCAACTATGTCGGTACATTTGCGAACACCAAAACTCGTGAAGTACAAGATGACGAGGCACTCTACCAGTGCTTGAAAGTATCGCTCACGCACGAAGCAATGGCGAAAATCAATCTCTACGAAACTGAATGGACGGTTGCAG CTCGCGGCGAACAAACTCTTGATTTACTTCCGAATCTTTTCAAAGGATACGAAGCGGCCAAGGATACgcaatttttggaatacATCCGCAAGAAGAAAGCCGAATTTGAGGAGGGAACAGTCTTTTTGGAGCCGGAAATTTTAATGTCGCAAGCATCTATCAAATATCGAACTTTGGTGGAGAAAGGAGAGTGGGATGCCCCATCCGAAAGCGAAGCGAAGATTCTAGCTCTAACTACCCAAGTCAAGGAACTTCAGGCAAAGAAGTCAGAGAAACCTAAGTCTAAAGCTAAGGGTGactcaaaaaggaagaagaagaaagggaaGAAATCCGATAAACCAAAAACGGACAAGTATGCTTCACTAAAGAAGCCAAGCGCGTCAGAACCTCACACAAAGACTTTTGACGGAGACAAGATTAAGTTCTGTACTAACCATCAAGCTTGGGGCACGCATTTGGCAAGCGAATGCAAGGGATACGGACTCGAAAAGGATTCCAATGGAAAACCAATTCCAAAAGGATCTGAACCTAATGCCACAGACAAGAAAGGCCCGCCCTCAAAGTCACACGCCGCAATCATGCGGATGAGCAAGGCCCTAACAACCGAAATCGAGAAGGCCGAGACCGAAGAATGA
- a CDS encoding predicted protein, producing MATLVSLSANTHARAAHRVGFDTDSRQIHVDNCATRSITNVESDCVGPMKPITRKVKGIGGVQVTNMFEVTIEWTIEDDHGKRHKIRLPKSFLIPSSPTRLLSPQHWSQTSRDIRPLPRGTRCITYDDCIVLEWEQRKHRRTILLDARGSNVATFTTASGYEKFNAFCTECSVDDDTFNSEPLILNSSTASNSKEGDNDDLDDQQEVHVKFDDKIEDFTGPSGELRNGPLSTNFSLDGPAQTGDADGMDPVTTIIEDEGDVETQGNPSALFLRWHHRLGHASMTKIRMLAKVGLHSKALAD from the exons ATGGCAACATTGGTGTCGCTAAGCGCCAACACACATGCCAGAGCAGCTCATCGCGTCGGTTTTGACACCGATTCGAGACAAATTCACGTTGACAATTGTGCTACTCGAAGCATAACCAATGTCGAATCCGATTGCGTTGGTCCCATGAAACCAATTACGCGAAAGGTAAAGGGCATTGGCGGCGTACAAGTCACAAACATGTTTGAAGTGACAATTGAATGGACAATTGAAGATGATCACGGGAAACGTCACAAAATTCGACTTCCAAAGTCGTTTCTGATTCCATCATCACCAACTCGGCTCCTGTCACCGCAACATTGGTCCCAAACATCAAGGGACATTCGACCTCTGCCAAGGGGCACAAGATGCATCACATACGATGATTGTATTGTACTTGAGTGGGAGCAACGCAAACACCGGCGAACCATTTTGCTGGACGCTAGAGGGAGTAACGTCGCAACGTTCACAACCGCTTCTGGATACGAGAAGTTCAATGCTTTTTGTACAGAGTGTTcagtcgacgacgacacatTCAATTCCGAACCACTCATACTTAACTCTTCCACCGCATCCAACAGCAAGGAGGGGGACAATGATGATCTCGATGATCAACAAGAGGTTCACGTAAAATTCGACGACAAAATCGAAGACTTCACCGGCCCATCTGGAGAGCTCCGAAACGGACCACTATCTACAAATTTTTCACTTGACGGCCCAGCTCAAACTGGAGATGCCGACGGTATGGACCCAGTAACCACCATTATAGAGGACGAAGGAGACGTAGAGACACAAGGCAACCCATCAGCTTTGTTTCTGAGATGGCATCATCGACTTGGTCACGCTTCAATGACCAAGATCCGCATGCTTGCCAAAGTTGGACT CCACTCGAAGGCCCTGGCGGACTAA